Proteins encoded in a region of the Coregonus clupeaformis isolate EN_2021a chromosome 9, ASM2061545v1, whole genome shotgun sequence genome:
- the LOC121573809 gene encoding testis-specific serine/threonine-protein kinase 1-like — MDDSLVLKKRGYTLGISLGEGSYAKVKSAYSERLKTNVAIKIINRKRAPKDFLEKFLPRELEILASLNHRNIVKTFEIFETSEGKVYMIMELGVQGDLLEFIKFRGALPEDFTRKLFKQLSLAIQFAHALDVVHRDLKCENLLLDQDFNLKVSDFGFARRINYDDDGQMILSKTFCGSAAYASPEVLQGVPYNPKVYDVWSMGVVLFIILCGSMPYDDSNIKKMLKIQKEHRIDFPHSKAVPTEYKDLIYRMLNPDVARRIEIDDILEHVWVQSKYKSHDGSKIREDGPSTSEAACSKKERKGESSKNESKHPHGNENKKGAKAEAEAESEPKPSVESKEVAGPSKHAKKKSSPDARNNIPADS, encoded by the coding sequence ATGGATGACTCACTGGTGCTTAAAAAACGGGGCTATACATTGGGCATCAGTTTAGGCGAGGGGTCGTACGCCAAAGTAAAATCCGCTTATTCCGAGCGTCTGAAGACCAATGTTGCAATCAAAATTATTAACAGAAAAAGGGCGCCGAAGGATTTTTTGGAGAAGTTCTTGCCCCGGGAACTTGAAATTCTTGCATCCCTAAACCACCGCAACATCGTCAAGACCTTCGAGATCTTCGAGACTTCAGAAGGCAAGGTGTACATGATTATGGAGCTTGGTGTGCAAGGGGACCTACTGGAGTTCATCAAATTCAGGGGTGCTTTGCCCGAAGATTTCACCAGAAAACTGTTTAAACAGCTGTCACTTGCAATACAATTTGCACACGCCCTAGATGTTGTTCACAGAGACTTGAAATGTGAAAACCTGCTATTGGACCAAGACTTCAACCTCAAAGTGTCAGACTTTGGATTCGCCAGGAGGATCAATTATGATGATGATGGACAAATGATTCTCAGCAAAACTTTCTGTGGCTCTGCAGCCTATGCATCACCAGAGGTATTACAGGGGGTCCCATACAACCCCAAAGTGTATGACGTTTGGAGTATGGGGGTCGTTCTATTCATAATACTCTGTGGGTCTATGCCCTATGATGACTCCAATATCAAGAAGATGCTGAAGATTCAGAAAGAGCATCGCATTGACTTCCCACACAGCAAAGCTGTCCCAACAGAGTACAAAGACTTGATATATCGCATGCTTAACCCCGATGTGGCCCGGAGGATAGAGATTGACGATATCCTTGAGCATGTATGGGTGCAGTCAAAATACAAATCACATGATGGTAGTAAGATACGGGAAGATGGGCCTTCCACATCGGAAGCAGCTTGCTCCAAAAAGGAAAGGAAGGGTGAAAGTAGTAAGAATGAAAGTAAGCATCCTCATGGTAATGAGAACAAGAAAGGAGCGAAAGCAGAGGCTGAGGCCGAATCAGAACCTAAACCTTCTGTGGAGAGCAAAGAGGTGGCTGGACCATCTAAGCACGCCAAGAAAAAATCGTCCCCCGATGCAAGGAACAACATCCCTGCTGATTCCTGA
- the LOC121573806 gene encoding splicing factor ESS-2 homolog — protein sequence MEGFGKALMPGTLVPANPVTTVALRQPPEETKKTNRKVLDEENYIESLEKIIQRDFFPDVTKLQAQKDYLEAEENGDLGKMREISIKYGSSLAKSTPRSTAPYVTPASFETPEGCPGSPSSILGKNKKGADGVNKEGDEEEKELPCLDRFLAKNTSEDNASFEQIMVLAEDKEKLRHAWLYEAEAEFKQRHEENLALPSSEKQALECVKAGLETWEYKAKNALMYYPEGVQDDTLFKKPREVIHKNTRFVGDPFSKALNKCQLQQAAALNAQFKQGKVGPDGKELNAQDSPNVNGYGFEGTPCPSPGMAESPLMTWGEIESTPFRLDGSDSPFQERNIGPSFKIPEPGRRERLGLKMANEAAAKNRAKKQEALRKVTENLASLTPKGLSPALTPALQRLVNRTSSKYTDKALRASYTPSPTHRGAGSKTPLGGPATPSGTPTPSKARTPVSQDPASITDDLLQLPKRRKASDFF from the exons ATGGAAGGATTTGGAAAGGCGCTGATGCCTGGAACCCTTGTCCCAGCTAATCCTGTCACAACAGTTGCTCTTCGACAGCCACCCGAGGAAACAAAGAAAACAAATCGAAAGGTTCTCGATGAAGAAAACTACATAGAG AGTTTAGAGAAGATCATCCAGAGGGACTTTTTCCCAGATGTAACCAAGTTACAAGCGCAGAAGGACTACCTCGAAGCTGAGGAAAATGGGGATCTTGGGAAGATGCGGGAAATATCCATTAAGTATGGGTCATCTTTAGCCAAGTCCACACCACGCTCCACTGCCCCAT ATGTTACTCCAGCTTCCTTTGAGACACCAGAGGGTTGTCCTGGGTCTCCCTCTTCTATACTGGGCAAAAACAAGAAAGGAGCAGATGGGG TGAATAAGGAAGGAGACGAGGAAGAGAAAGAGCTGCCCTGTCTTGATCGTTTCCTGGCTAAGAACACAAGCGAGGATAATGCATCCTTTGAGCAGATCATGGTTCTAGCAGAAGACAAGGAGAAGTTGAGGCATGCGTGGCTGTATGAGGCAGAGGCTGAATTTAAACAG CGGCATGAAGAAAACCTTGCACTTCCGTCATCAGAGAAGCAGGCCCTTGAGTGTGTAAAGGCAGGACTGGAGACCTGGGAGTACAAAGCAAAGAATGCCCTTATGTACTATCCGGAGG GTGTCCAGGATGACACACTCTTCAAGAAGCCCAGGGAGGTGATTCACAAGAACACTCGCTTTGTGGGAGACCCCTTCAGCAAAGCCCTTAACAAATGCCAGCTTCAACAGGCTGCAGCCCTCAATGCACAG TTTAAACAGGGTAAAGTAGGCCCAGATGGCAAAGAACTTAATGCCCAGGATTCCCCTAACGTGAACGGATATGGGTTTGAAGGAACTCCCTGCCCTTCCCCAG GTATGGCTGAGTCCCCCTTGATGACCTGGGGTGAGATAGAGAGCACCCCCTTTCGCCTGGATGGGTCTGACTCACCGTTTCAAGAGAGGAACATCGGCCCATCATTTAAG ATTCCAGAaccaggaagaagagagaggttgGGTTTGAAAATGGCCAATGAGGCTGCTGCCAAAAACCGGGCAAAGAAGCAAGAAGCATTGCGAAAGGTCACAGAAAACCTTGCAAG TCTCACCCCAAAAGGACTGAGCCCAGCATTGACCCCTGCCCTTCAGAGGCTTGTAAACCGGACCTCCAGCAAATACACAGACAAAGCTCTAAGGGCAAGCTACACACCATCGCCCACACACAGAGGAGCAGGCTCCAAGACCCCCCTGGGTGGTCCAGCCACTCCCTCAGGCACTCCGACACCAAGCAAAGCCAGGACCCCTGTCTCCCAGGACCCAGCGTCCATCACAGACGACCTACTGCAGCTTCCCAAGAGGAGGAAAGCCTCTGACTTCTTCTGA